Part of the Asterias rubens chromosome 20, eAstRub1.3, whole genome shotgun sequence genome, CGCCGTCGACAGCAGGGTTACGTTATCGTCAGGCCCAGAGGGGGCAGCATAACAGTCGCGCCGGCGCCGGCGGACTGGCCTAGCTAGCAGGCCTACTACTACAGAGATCAGGACCAAGGACAAGAGGCGGTACACTTAACGAAAAACCAAACTCACCTGTGCAATACCAACTCCCATTTGTCCGCCCCCAATCACCGTGACATGTTTGATGGCTGCCATTCTCAACGCCGAGGTGGTTAACCCTCTTCGCAATACTTTAGTCACGAAGGACATTGTTAACAAGCGTCAGTTTTGTCCACAGAATTAATTTAGAAACTTTACTTTTATTCCACGAGCGATTCAGCTGCTCTgtagttttgtgtgtgtggaatCGCTAaggtgtcaaaggtcaaactatCACATACTTACTGGGCACGTGTCAAAGGACGCCCTCACGTGTCAGGGAGCTGCATTACACAACTCAAATCAATCCGTAGCTACTGAACACTGGCccataacctgtgaaaataagcagaaaatactgcttggcaaaaATTCTTTGATAAGCaacaattgagtggggcaccagccataACGGTGCGAACTTAATGTAATGCTGGCTGATAAGAACTGGTTTTTGCAAAGCAGTAGGCCCTCTGTTATTTGCTCACAACAAGTTTTTGTATCATGTTGGCCCTGGCGTCACACTTCGACGAGGCTCAAGCCAAGGTCAATGCAagtccatcttcacctttcacctacattcaaaAGCAGACGACTGGAAGTGCGACTGCCAAACGCCACCTCGGACcgtcgaccaatcaaaacacagctaTAAGCTttcgtcactgcacgtttatccaattaAATCACTGGTtttgaaaagcaagtacctgtctcTAGGGGACCACTCTATTCAATCCATAGTTGtgcacttttttattttgtacctcCATGTTCTATTGTAAAACGTTTCTCATCTTCTAGTGACCTCTTGCAACAACTTGTGTTTGGATTTTTCAATGTCGTCAGAGATGCACTCGAACGTCAACACAAAAAGGCCTACTCTTGAACTTGTTTCTCTGCACAATTAGCTGGCTCACAGTCAGTTTCTCTGTTCGGGTTATTTAGAGGATTGTTAGACGAAGTTGTCCCGTCATCgttaaaaaaaaggaaccagGAGAAAAATTAAACGAATTAATGACGGGACACACAGTAGATTATTTTCTGTCCGAAATTTCAAATCTGAATTTTGTGAAACTTATCCCAGTCTTAAttctcaattgaataataattatgttctcGATCCGATGCCCAAAAGAAGGCGTATAGGCTAACAACGGATTTTTCCACAAGCAGCAGAAAGGAGGCCATTTTGCAATAAAATGGCCATAGAAAAACACCATAAAAgacataattttaaaattttaatttcagTTGTTATTGCCCCGCTATCCCAAATAACCCGCGTTTTCCTCACTCCGCATAATTATGGGCATTGTGTGGATGGATTGGCTTAATTCCAGAAGTGCTTAGTGAGAGTGTCTTTGAATCTAATGAGTCTAatgatgtcacaacacaaatcactatggtgatactgacaactcatcttacgatgagtcttagtgctttgtgaaatcgagcgcAGACATATCAcagtgaaacaaaaacaacaataatatgcaAATGTACAAGGCCGACACCAGCCAATCACTTCCTTTGCTTTGAAAGTCACCTCATTATAACTACACATCAGAATACAGTCCCGGCGGAGACTGTGCCGTGTGTGATTTACATCTCAAGTCTTAGACCACGGCTACACAGGTTTGGAGACGACACTCTTTTTTCTCAGTCCTCGTCGATACAATTCCACTCCTTGTTGACGACATGATGGAGACAACTACACTACGCAAGGAGGAGGAGGAGAGCTCCCTGCAAGAAGACGAAAACGGAGCCGGGTTCCAGGGTCTTTATCGCTCCGTGCAGAATGAACAGGTCGAGCCAATCGAGGCTAAAGTAACAGGTAGGCTATATACAAAATCTAATTATTCGCTTGATTTAAGAATGTTTCCAATGTCTGTTTTCATACTGTTATGCGATCTCtggccattaaaggcagtggacactattggtaattactcaaaataattataagcataaaacctttcttgattacgagtaatggggagaggttgatagtataaaagattgtgtgaaacagctccctctgaagtgacatagttttcgagaaagaagtaattttccacaaatttgatttcgatacctcaagtttagaatttgagttctcgaaatcaagcatctgaaagcacacaacttcgtgtgaccatggtgcgacaagggtgttttttctttcattaataacttgcaacttcgatgaccgattgagctcaaattttcacaggtttgttattttatgcatatattgagatacaccaactgtgaagactaggttttgacaattaccaatagtgtccactgtctttaagaacttGTTTTCAACGTCTGTTTTCATAGTTACGTGATCTCTGGCTATATAAGTAGCATTTGAGTTTTTGCGTACGGCAGCCCACTCCACAGGAGGACAATCTGGTTTGTGGCTTTATCGTTTGAAATACCAACAACTCACTTGTTAGTTTCTTTTCACGTTTCTTAAAAATTGAAACCCAAGATAtgtaactgggggggggggggggggtatgtatCGAAGTTTCTTTCGATCCCATTTTGAGGCGCTTTCTCTAGCTACCGGCGGGGTATTCCTTCCTCCCCTACTAACCCCGCCCCCTGCTTACCAACGCATTCCAAATTGTCGTCAGAGCAATGATAGTTACTAACAGAAACACACAGTTTAGAAAagtgtcaattttgtttttacactcgGCTGTTGCTGAAGAACCAACTCTAAAGATACTATAGGTGTATGCCTGTTAAATATTGCATAACTCGCTACAGCCATAACGCACGTCCaccaaattaaaggcagtggacactattggtaattgtcaaagactagccgtcacagttggtgtatctcaacatatgcataaaataactaacatgtgaaaatttgagctcactcggtcatcgaagttgcgagatattaataaaagaaaaaacacccttgtcacacgaagttgcgtgcgtttagatggttgatttcgagacctcaagttctaaatctgaggtctcgaaatcaaactcgtgggaaaatacttctgtctcaaaaactatggcacttcagaggggccgtttctcacaatgttttatactatcaacagctcaaaattactcgttatcaaggttttacgctgataattattttgagtaattaccgatagtgtccactgcctttaacatcaacTTGAACGACCAAAAGTCAGATCCACCTTGAACAGATATCGTTGCCATGAATTATTTTGCCTAGCAACCGCATTTTCTAGAGCATCAAGACACGTCGCAATGGATGTGATGTCTTAATGTATCTATTTCAGTCGACAACAACATCTGCGGACATCGTTGCACGGCACTCCTCACTCCGGAGCGAATAATTCTATCCAAGCAGGAAGGATACTCTCTCGATAGGAGTTTAcgcaatctgagaaatgttactgaccgtaacgcttctcagattcaacttGTTAAAACATAACAACTGATATCATTCGTTACATAACCACATGAATTCGAAGTGAAAATGTTTCTTACAGTGCTTTAAACTATTGAAGGCAGCTGTGATGGGCTTCTTACTAAATGATATTGCCAATAATTTCAAAACGTAGACCCTACACCTTCCccttaaacaaaacaagtttctgTGAGGATGTGTGGTTCTGATACAGCCGATGATATTATTTGTTGAGCAGGAGGTGTGATATTGGTTCTAGCTAATCCAAGCTTTCAGgctattaaaaacaattaaccaTTAACCATTATCCTGTATAAATTAATATCTCTAGAAAAAAATGTTGGCGTGATGActtcttttgtttaatttacctcaaactACCGGGCATTTTTTCTCGACAATTGTGTTTTCTTCAATAGATCTTGAAAGAGCCTCAAGCGCCTGACAGGTATCTCTCAAAATTATGCAGTGCAAATAACTATTAAGGCAAAATATGCAGATGATCATCATGTTCTATGTACTGTTAAACATGCCGTGATacctgtgttttgttttgttcgggCTGTGCAATcattacttatagtgtccagtgcctttaaccgacTGATCGGGCAAACGCGGCTTAATTAAGCAATGAGTGTAATTAAGCCGCGTTTGCCAGATCagtcagttaaaggcactggacactgtaagtaacttctcaaaataattgttagaatacaaatttacttggttttacgagctatggagagctgatgatagtatattTGTCAGAAActgtttcctctgaagtaaatcgtttttgagaaagaggtgatttctcactcaattaatattaaaagacttcagctgaggtaaTCTAGTatgcctctgaaagcacacaaagtaatgcaaattgggtgtttttcttttttaatattctcttgcaacttcgatgaaaaaTTGAGCCgactaattttcacaggtttgtgattttaatttgtaagcAGGTTGGGAGACACCAAGATTACTGATGACAGTAACtctggtgtccagtgcctttaagtcgtGCAGCCAAGTTGCGTCGGCCGACCCTTCGGTTAAAATGCACGGCTTCCCCCTGCCTGGGGGAAATGtttgataataaataaaataagaggCTTTTCAGAGAATGGATTTCGTTAATGAAGCGAGGCCGTCTGTATTATTTTCTATTCGATTGACGAGTGTCGTTAAACCGCAaagtaaacacatatcatgaaTCAGATGTGAAAACTATGGAGATGTGGCGAACAAAGCTTTCAGATCTTTAGATAGTAGGATGCCCGATAGCATGTGGTTTATCAAGAAGCCGCAGGGAAATATTATTACGGGTACAGTAGAGTTCGTCAGTGGTTGGGGGTAACGAACTTTAacgagatgttttttttttacgttctATTGTATCTGCCCTTCTTACAATGAACAGCACGGATtctttgaaaattgaaatgtaCCATTCAGTTATACCAAAGATTGTATATGTCAGCCTATTAGCAGAAGTGCTTGATATCTTCCAGTTTCTATGGTTACAATAATTATTGCTTGAATTTTGACTTCAGTGATCATCGTTCCTTGCTTGCTGCTGCCACAGATGGATGTCAGCCTCTTCGCAGAAGTGCTTGATGTCTTCCAGTTTCTATGGTCACAATAATTGCTTGAATTTTGACTTCAGCGATCATCGTTCCTTGCTTGCTGCTGACACAGATGGATGTCAGCCTCTTCGCAGAAGTGCTTGATGTCTTCCAGTTTCTATGGTTACAATAATTGCTTGAATTTTGACTTTAGCGATCATCGTTATACCTGCATCTTTAAGTGTATCCCGCGGCACTTAGTGTCCTGCCTTCGAGGCCACTATCAATAACTAATAACCGCCGGTAGGCCTGAGGGTGTGATGTCGGAAAAAAACAGGTGGAGGCTACAATGGTTTGGGTACTtatacgacacaaaacacagtgtccacagatttacattaaactcacacggtttgaagataatgatgttaGAAAGAATTCCCTTaacatattacttgctgaggtgtagtattttttaagaaatgggtaaaacagtGTCAAGAGAATATTATTTCGTAccaggagacgaacattatttaaGCACTGacaacattgctctgtgattttcacttttttttctcaaaaaaattgacgactaatgaagctgaaacttctacatgtaaattATTTACATACAGTTCCTTcactcacagtgagtagggattcatgttatggctgaaaaaaaaatgatatacaAAAGGTATGAAAAcctttttaaatcaaaaacGTGGCGAATTTTCTTCTTTTGctaacagttgctggcagtaagcactttatgtaatccaccattacgaacctgtagaagtttgagatcgatcggccatttgggtcacgagaaaatagtgaaaagctgtttaaacattttgaacGACATCGAATTAgcacatttttaataaaaacgctctttgagcgataaactccaaagaTAAAGGTTTCCTTATCTCTCATCAAGTaatattatcaatataaaccacaagggaaactgactgggtaaattttgaaatgatttttggggttgaacaaagaattgactagagtgggattcgaaccaacgatctccggaaacgtgccggcgctctaccaactgagctatctacaatcccggccaaaatgcttgggccaccctttcctgaaacaacagttccctgtgcacttcccattcacattcacattaaaaacatttgcccgcccccggccccccgctcaatgttgactgaattcggaagacagtcggcaaatggaaccaacattgaaagggggcaggggggcccaacgatatttggccgggattgtagccctatattggcggtgtccccaAGTaatattatgacatttcagacaggaatatttcaagggacgTTTTCTACTAtaatatcatcatcattggaCAGtcagtgtaagttttatgtaaataactTGTGATCTTGTATGAGgttttgaacacccagcagggtggatatgtgcgcattacaagtcttattattattattattattattattattattattattattattattattattacgaatTCTGCAAATGTTCCTTtagtgttttcttcttctgtttcaataatgtttttttttttaataaacaaggAACGATACCAGATTGGGTAGAGGGAAGTCTACTACGCAATGGTCCCGGGAAATTTGAAGTTGGCGAAGATGAATACCAGCATTGGTTCGATGGACTAGCCATGATGCTTCGGTTCAACATTCATAAAGGAAAAGTAAGCAACAATAGAcccatggtgcagccatcttgaatttctcctaTTTATATCAATGTAGCCAAGTCGAGGCTGGGAAAaaagtagtctggttcctatttgcaaattGATTATTATGatccattattgttatttggtACGAGGAACTAACCAaaatggaggcagcatgatggAGGGAACACTCTAATACCGTGCATTGACCAGCGCCCTATTTCACAAAACTGCTTaatattaagcacaaaaacacgAAAACTCCCTTTGCCACACCGGGCAACTCAGAAGAAGAAAATAGTTTAATACTGCATTAtaatacaatttctttttaaactttAATCGTTATACTCTACTATTCAGGTGACATTCCAGAGCCGATTTCTTCGCAGTGACTCATACATCAAGGCCATGGAGCAGAACCGGATCGTCATGTCCGAGTTCGGCACCGTGGCACACCCGGACCCATGCCAGAGCTATCTCGGTCGGTTCCTCTCCGTCTTCGTACCCAGGACCTTCACCGATAACTGCAACATCAGCTGGATGCAATACGGGGATGAGTTCTATACCGTGACGGATGGGACTCTCATGAGGAAGGTGGACCACAAGACGCTCGAGACAATGGATAAGGTACAATGAAATAGAACAACCTGTTTGTTTCCAAGTATTTTATAAACTATCATACTTTggtaaatttgaacaaaatacatATTAAAACAGTCTTTCATTGTATTGTTAAAGTGACTTTTAACATCAGGTCTTTACCTTTGTTTTCATGTATCAGTGTGACTTCAATTGGTTTTACACTGAAAGAAACTGACCGCGTTAACTCTAAACCAAAACCGTTACTGCTCCAACATTTCTGAGGTTGTTGAAACAGTGTTGAATAAGTGTTATCACCATTGCGGGCGTAAAAGCAATATCCCTTTATTGTTCAGGTTGACATTGCGGACCGGATCGTAATACATTCCTCCACATCGCATCCACACACTGCTCCAGACGGGACGGTGTACAGTCTAGGCTCGCGGTTCTCTCTTCAGTGTACTTACAACATCGTGAAGATACCTCCCCATGATCCAGGTATGTCAGatcaatttaaagacaacattttttCAGTCTAAGTTATGTTAACAACCATCCATCTAAACAGACAAGCTTTTATAAGCCTGAAATATAACCCCCCAAATAAAGCCATAAATAAAATATGCACAGTTCATACTTGCAAAtgtgatacgaattttgacgtcacaaattaaTTCGCAACTAATTTTGCGTCAGTTGGcctgtgctcaactcctgcgaaacatttgctgtGAAAACAGTGCTGTGACGTCAACGTTGTATTGTGTTGGCAGGAAGTATCCGGGAATATTAACTTGATTTATTTCGCTGTTTTAGTTAAACGTTCACGATTCTTGTTTTTCTATACTCAGAGATACAGTGTGATCCTTTGTGTAATGCATCCATCCTGTGTGCGATCCCTACGTCTGGAATCTACCCTTCGTTCTACCACAGCTTCGCCATCACCGAAAACTACGTCATCTTTGTCGAGCAGTCGGCGGTTATCAACCTACTTAAAGTTCTCTATGCCCAGATATTCTCCAAAAGTATGTTTAAGAATTGCTTGCGTGTCTGGGTGATTTCTGGAGTCTCTGTCCCCCTCCCCTCTCTCCCCTTATTTATGTATTTCCACTTTTGAACGACCATGCCTCGCGCGAGcgcaaggtgttttttttttttgtcaagacAACCCCTGCTGTGAATATTTAGCAGCGAAGTTAGCAGTGAAGTTAGCTACTCGTCGTGTGAACATGCCCCATGTtcgttgtgttgtcattttagccctaataacaacaataataagacttgtaatagatgttaaataagACTTGTGTTGTGCACGtgtccaccctgctgggtgttgaAGGCGCAGAACTTCCTTCGAGaatgactctgctagggtcgaaacgtccgGCCATTAATTATctttgtgcatttataccacgTCCTTTAATTGTCAGTTATTTGCGTCAGCTTCTATTTTCTCGTTTTCATTTATTAATAGGTTACATGATGGGGTTGGAATTTCGAAAGGAACAACCCGCGAGATTCCACGTGGTGAGACGAGAAACGGGGGAGCGGCTACTGGACATCTACACATCGGACGCATTCTTGAGTTTTCACCACATCAATGCGTACGAAGAGGCGGGGCATCTTGTGATTGACATGTGCGTGTACGAGGACGGCACCATCGTCAGTTCCATCAATTTGAAAGACCTGAAAAAGGGCGTGGTGCCAGAGCGATTTGGGGAGGCAAGACGGTTTCTGTTCCCAGTGGACGAGGAGGTATTCGTATACGTTCTCTTTAattgacactgctctagaatcgcaaaagtcgtgggttcgaatctcacccgagtaatttGACTGTGATTTTTGTATGAGCTCGGGAAAGAACCGAGtatacaaaggtcgtgggttcgaatcccaccggagtaatTTGACAGACTCTGGACATGTCTTACAACATAAATTTAAACCAACTATCTGATGTCCATTTCGTTGAACTTTGTTCATTACGGTgtgaaagtaattttccactcatTAATGATTGAGCAGGTATACGCTCCTAATGATGTGGCATAACCACAAACAAAAGGGGGATTTAAAGGAGGTTCACGATTTTAGGTGTTTGTAAACACACTAGTGTGCGTAATTTAAAAAGGGAACTTTggcccccaaaaaacaaaacatgtttagcgtcctgttttattaaaaaaaaaaaaaaattaatggccgGCCGaaccatttttaaagacaatcgtCTGAAATCGTAAAAATGTctgtttgcctttttttttgtttaaaaaggaaaaatgaGGAGACATGGGGCATCCTCTTAAAAGTATGCGGTTTGGGACGCAACATGTTCTTTGTTGTTTTCCTGTTTTAAACGTAGTTGTACACATTGTGTTTGTGCGTAGCAAGTTAAGCATTACCGGGAAGGAATGAACTCGTCGGACTTTCTTCCGCACTTCACCGGCCGTACAGTGCTGAAAAACGACGGTACAATCCATTGCACTCCTGCGGTCATATCAGACAGAAGTAAGTAAATGCTATTTTGGCATGGTTTCAGTTATTTGCATTTTTGTACACtagaaacaaaatacattaataGGAACTTTTTTACCGATCTATTTTttaataccttttttttttaaccattcgTAAGTTTCAATCCTATATTTAAAATTTAGAAACGTACAATAAAACATAGCACAGCATGGCCGGGTTTTTGATGTATCGAAGGGAATAGTTATGTTGTCATAATAGGATGAATCGTAATACTATATGAATACAAAGCCTGAGaggcgttaccgcggtaacgctccGTATAATCAAATTTATGGGGATAAAAAGTGTTACCcttttccataaccgcagtacttcgaagtaaaaatgtttctcaaattgcaTATTACTATCCGAAACTGATGTAAGTTCTTACCGCGTAAGtctttattgccattaattttttttgagcaattaccacggtatatacagaccctttaaatatttgaaagaaACCTAAACATGAAATAGTCtaacagacctttatcatggtgcagccatcttgaatttccccCATTGTTATCAATGTTTccaaaaccgaggctggaagaacaaaatagtgtGGTTCCTAtctgcaaaatgattattagcatccattactgttatttgatacggggaacatgaccaagatggaggcagcatgataaaggatTATTCTATTGGTTATACTTTTGCAAAGATGCCGAGTTTCCACGCATCAACTATGATAAATACAACGGGAAGCCCTACCGTTACTTCTACTGCAACGGCGGGGAATTGAACCAAATGGTAAGTATATACAAAGAGATGCTGTCTGTTGCCGTTGATGAAAAAACTGCtgttaatggcagtggacacaattggtaattactccaaataattgtttgcattaaaacttacttggtagagaaattgagagctgttgaaattataaaacattgtggggaacggctccctctaaagtaacgtagtttttgagaaagaggtaatttctcactaaacttttggaattgaataagagaccttagctgaggtctcaaattcaagcatctcatgaaatcacacaacttgtgcgacttgggtatttttcttcattattctctcgcaaattcAACAAccatcacaggtttgttattttatgcatatgttgagatacaccaagaaagAAACTGGTCTTTGCTTTGATAAGAGCCAAAGGTGTCAttatagtgcctttaactcaaGCCATGGCATGTTTAAAAATTTCTCAGTCTTAAGCTACtcttactactactactaaaaaataattaatatctccacaaatttgtgtttatcTTAAGATCCAAAAAGTCGACACAAAAACCGTTACATCTAAAGGATGGTTTGAGAAAGGATGTTTTCCCTCCGAGCCTATGTTTGTCAGCGCCCCTGATTCTACCGACGAAGATGATGGTAATTATCTTTACAATTCCATAGctgcttaagaaaaaaaagtattgcttaaattgtttttattccGCTGAGGCAAAATTCCTATTGAAATGCACTGTATACAGTGGCTGTTTTGGCGTACAGAAAACAATTTGCGTCCAGAACACTACTA contains:
- the LOC117303780 gene encoding beta,beta-carotene 9',10'-oxygenase-like — protein: MMETTTLRKEEEESSLQEDENGAGFQGLYRSVQNEQVEPIEAKVTGTIPDWVEGSLLRNGPGKFEVGEDEYQHWFDGLAMMLRFNIHKGKVTFQSRFLRSDSYIKAMEQNRIVMSEFGTVAHPDPCQSYLGRFLSVFVPRTFTDNCNISWMQYGDEFYTVTDGTLMRKVDHKTLETMDKVDIADRIVIHSSTSHPHTAPDGTVYSLGSRFSLQCTYNIVKIPPHDPEIQCDPLCNASILCAIPTSGIYPSFYHSFAITENYVIFVEQSAVINLLKVLYAQIFSKSYMMGLEFRKEQPARFHVVRRETGERLLDIYTSDAFLSFHHINAYEEAGHLVIDMCVYEDGTIVSSINLKDLKKGVVPERFGEARRFLFPVDEEQVKHYREGMNSSDFLPHFTGRTVLKNDGTIHCTPAVISDRNAEFPRINYDKYNGKPYRYFYCNGGELNQMIQKVDTKTVTSKGWFEKGCFPSEPMFVSAPDSTDEDDGVVLSSVVSVREDRPSFLLVLDARDFTEIARAEVDAEVAYGLHGLFVRE